The following are encoded in a window of Arvicanthis niloticus isolate mArvNil1 chromosome 1, mArvNil1.pat.X, whole genome shotgun sequence genomic DNA:
- the LOC117724521 gene encoding secretoglobin family 2B member 24-like — MKGTLLLLALLVIGELGFQTTEACVPFFAGFAGVISGSRSWLHHELSAFNGTKGETAAYEKIQDCYKEGHLKNILLEPKILEAILFSQECLSYYTDDTIAKIKEKLAKLS; from the exons ATGAAGGGGACACTTCTACTGCTGGCCTTGCTGGTGATTGGAGAGCTGGGCTTCCAGACAA CGGAAGCCTGTGTTCCTTTCTTTGCTGGTTTTGCGGGTGTTATCTCTGGAAGCAGGTCGTGGTTGCATCATGAACTTTCTGCATTCAATGGCACTAAGGGGGAAACGGCGGCCTATGAAAAAATCCAGGACTGCTACAAGGAGGGACACTTAAAAAACATATTACTGGAACCCAAAATATT gGAAGCCATTCTCTTCAGTCAGGAATGTTTGAGCTACTATACTGACGATACCATAGCAAAAATTAAGGAGAAGCTTGCCAAGTTATCATAG